The Urocitellus parryii isolate mUroPar1 chromosome 6, mUroPar1.hap1, whole genome shotgun sequence genome includes a window with the following:
- the LOC113176188 gene encoding olfactory receptor 4K14-like → MDMQNYSVVSEFVLLGLCSSRYLQNFFFVFFSGMYVAIILGNLLIVVTVISAPNLQSSPMYFLLGNLSFVDMWLASFATPKMIRDFLSDRKIISFGGCMFQIFLFHFAGGAEMVLLVSMAYDRYVAICKPLHYMTMMSRQTCIKLVFISWVIGFLHSISQIAFTVNLPFCGPNEVDSFHCDLPQVIKLACIDTYVLGILMISDSGLISVSCFLLVMISYTAILLSVRQRAAGGVTKALSTCSAHIMVVTLFFGPCIFIYLWPFSEFAVDKFLSVFYTVFTPLLNPFIYTLRNEEMKTAMKKLWNQQVTFH, encoded by the coding sequence ATGGACATGCAGAATTATTCGGTGGTGTCAGAATTTGTGTTGCTTGGACTTTGCTCTTCACGATATCtacaaaattttttctttgtatttttctctggGATGTATGTAGCCATTATTCTGGGTAACCTCCTCATTGTGGTCACTGTAATTTCTGCCcccaacttgcagtcctccccTATGTACTTCCTGCTGGGGAATCTGTCTTTTGTGGACATGTGGCTGGCCTCATTTGCTACCCCCAAGATGATCAGAGATTTCCTTAGTGATAGAAAGATAATCTCCTTTGGAGGATGTATGTTTCAAATCTTTCTCTTCCACTTTGCTGGAGGGGCTGAGATGGTGCTGCTGGTTTCCATGGCCTATGACAGATACGTGGCCATATGCAAACCCTTGCACTATATGACAATGATGAGCCGGCAGACTTGCATCAAGCTGGTGTTCATTTCCTGGGTCATTGGATTTCTGCATTCCATCAGTCAAATTGCCTTCACTGTGAATTTACCTTTCTGTGGCCCCAATGAGGTGGACAGTTTCCACTGTGACCTTCCTCAGGTGATCAAACTTGCCTGCATAGACACCTATGTCTTGGGTATACTTATGATCTCAGACAGTGGCTTGATTTCCGTCAGCTGTTTCCTGCTGGTCATGATCTCCTACACTGCCATCCTCCTCAGTGTCCGGCAGCGTGCTGCAGGAGGTGTCACCAAAGCTCTGTCCACTTGCTCTGCCCATATCATGGTGGTCACACTCTTCTTTGGGCCCTGCATTTTCATTTACCTGTGGCCCTTCAGTGAGTTTGCTGTGGACAAATTCCTGTCTGTATTTTACACAGTTTTCACTCCACTcttgaaccccttcatctacacaTTGAGAAATGAGGAGATGAAAACGGCTATGAAGAAACTGTGGAATCAACAAGTGACTTTTCACTGA